Proteins encoded together in one Lachnospiraceae bacterium JLR.KK008 window:
- a CDS encoding DUF5722 domain-containing protein, which produces MREETPHHQFSIAVIGLFFVFLFFFCGCGRSTFVSSRADAGQQAVKERERRLTEGNVTLSARELVSYGQIEACVIQDDKKTLSLTLTLPDIPGSDDVYLYLFALEPYESYETLRQPGAGPVAVTEKSRNSQFVWPYEEEQLFQQFVPTLCMDGQYVPLSPGMYINNPETIADNADSYPQTNSKKGLLLDPQMVETPLLEDLHLQHAIYNIPLSLIVGETTNEVFPTITYSYKGKDYQFDGAVIASYDYLFGYLEDHEILATAIILNDWDEQYPELIHPLAYREGTGAYYYAFNTAEEKGCLHLEAIASFLTERYSGKEHGLVSSWVIANEINQHKIWNYMDTDDIALYAAEFEKALRIFYTAARSNYAGAKVYFSVDHEWNREGNDNTEYFNGMELITQINEIARQKGNYDWGLAIHPYPDPLTRVNYWTEQYDKTMDAPLLTLMNLSTTTDFMSQEEYLDRAGHVRSITVTELGFTSASGEKLQAAAFAYCYYIIDDNPYIEAFMMNRQTDAPEEMRQGLAFGIYERDHTSKYIRDVFQYIDTDEADRYLDFMLNILGADSLEEALSWAR; this is translated from the coding sequence TTGCGCGAAGAAACACCCCATCATCAATTTTCCATAGCGGTTATCGGACTGTTTTTTGTCTTTCTTTTTTTCTTCTGTGGATGCGGGAGAAGCACATTTGTCAGTTCACGCGCCGATGCGGGTCAGCAGGCAGTGAAAGAGAGGGAACGCAGACTGACAGAGGGAAATGTAACGCTTTCTGCACGTGAGCTGGTATCTTATGGACAGATTGAAGCCTGTGTCATTCAGGATGATAAAAAGACGCTCTCACTTACTCTCACACTGCCGGATATTCCGGGGAGTGATGACGTCTATCTGTATCTGTTTGCGCTGGAGCCTTATGAATCTTATGAGACGCTCCGCCAGCCGGGCGCCGGCCCTGTCGCTGTCACAGAGAAATCAAGAAATTCACAATTTGTCTGGCCTTATGAGGAAGAGCAGTTATTTCAGCAATTTGTTCCCACACTGTGTATGGACGGGCAGTATGTGCCGCTGTCTCCGGGTATGTACATAAATAATCCGGAAACGATCGCAGATAATGCGGACAGCTATCCACAGACAAATTCCAAAAAAGGATTGCTGCTTGACCCACAGATGGTAGAGACTCCGCTTTTGGAGGACCTGCACTTGCAGCATGCGATCTATAATATTCCCCTTTCTCTGATTGTCGGGGAGACAACCAATGAAGTGTTTCCGACGATCACTTATTCGTATAAAGGGAAGGACTATCAATTTGACGGCGCCGTCATAGCGAGTTATGATTATCTTTTCGGGTATCTTGAAGACCATGAGATATTGGCTACGGCCATTATCTTAAATGACTGGGACGAGCAATATCCGGAATTGATTCATCCACTGGCATATCGGGAAGGGACGGGCGCTTATTATTATGCGTTCAATACGGCGGAGGAAAAAGGCTGTCTCCATCTGGAGGCGATCGCCTCTTTTCTGACCGAGCGCTATTCGGGGAAGGAGCATGGCCTTGTCTCAAGCTGGGTCATCGCCAATGAAATCAATCAGCATAAGATCTGGAATTATATGGATACGGACGATATAGCGCTGTATGCCGCTGAGTTTGAGAAGGCCCTGCGGATTTTTTATACGGCGGCCAGGAGCAATTATGCGGGTGCGAAAGTCTATTTCAGTGTGGATCACGAATGGAACAGGGAAGGCAACGATAATACGGAATATTTTAACGGCATGGAATTGATCACACAGATCAATGAGATTGCCCGCCAGAAGGGAAATTACGACTGGGGACTGGCGATTCACCCCTATCCGGATCCTCTGACGCGGGTGAACTACTGGACGGAACAATATGATAAGACGATGGATGCGCCGCTGCTGACGCTGATGAATCTGAGTACGACAACAGATTTTATGAGTCAGGAAGAATATCTGGACAGAGCCGGACATGTGCGAAGCATTACCGTGACAGAGCTCGGATTTACGTCTGCTTCCGGGGAGAAACTGCAGGCGGCGGCCTTTGCATACTGCTATTATATTATTGATGATAATCCATATATCGAGGCTTTTATGATGAACCGTCAGACTGACGCGCCGGAGGAGATGCGGCAGGGATTGGCTTTTGGTATTTATGAGAGAGACCACACGAGTAAGTATATCAGAGACGTGTTTCAATATATTGATACGGACGAGGCGGACCGCTATCTGGATTTCATGCTGAACATTCTGGGGGCTGACAGTCTGGAGGAGGCTTTGTCCTGGGCGCGGTAG
- a CDS encoding MATE family efflux transporter — MINHTQTTANPPGYEKIGKLLTSYAIPSIIALIINSLYNMVDQIFIGQGVGFLGNGATDIIALIATITIAIATLFGDGLAAFFSLSLGKCEGEKAAKGLGTSIMFGSVFGIIWTVIAFAFLKPLCLIFGATENILPYALDYGRIIVIGFTFQIVGNTINSAIRTDGSPRYAMLSMMIGAVLNIILDPIFIFAFHWGVKGAAIATILSQLFGLLFNIAYLFQMKTIKLSRQSFNLDIRTAGRIASLGFASGANNLTSTVVAFVSNNLMTKYGALSPETNCR; from the coding sequence ATGATAAATCACACACAGACGACAGCCAATCCGCCTGGCTATGAAAAAATCGGAAAATTGCTTACAAGCTATGCCATTCCCAGTATCATAGCACTGATTATCAATTCCCTTTACAACATGGTAGACCAGATTTTTATCGGTCAGGGCGTGGGATTTTTGGGGAACGGAGCCACAGACATTATCGCCCTAATCGCAACGATCACGATTGCCATTGCTACACTGTTCGGCGACGGTCTTGCTGCCTTTTTCAGCCTTAGCCTTGGGAAATGTGAGGGTGAAAAAGCAGCAAAAGGTTTAGGGACTTCGATTATGTTCGGGAGTGTTTTCGGCATTATCTGGACTGTTATTGCCTTTGCTTTTTTGAAACCGCTATGTCTGATATTCGGGGCAACGGAAAATATACTGCCCTATGCGCTTGATTATGGGCGCATTATTGTCATTGGGTTTACCTTTCAAATTGTTGGAAACACCATTAACAGCGCAATCCGAACAGATGGAAGCCCACGTTATGCCATGCTTTCCATGATGATTGGGGCAGTCCTCAATATTATTCTTGACCCGATTTTCATATTTGCATTTCACTGGGGTGTTAAGGGTGCCGCGATTGCAACCATTTTAAGCCAGTTATTTGGGCTTTTGTTTAATATCGCTTATCTGTTCCAAATGAAAACAATCAAACTTTCCAGACAGTCTTTTAATTTGGATATTCGGACTGCGGGAAGAATTGCAAGCCTTGGATTTGCAAGCGGAGCAAATAACCTGACTTCGACAGTGGTAGCATTTGTATCAAACAACCTGATGACAAAGTACGGCGCACTCTCCCCGGAAACGAATTGCAGATAA
- the sigK gene encoding RNA polymerase sporulation sigma factor SigK has translation MKTFQQPLSAEEEACCIKDMQEEGSESARAARQLLIERNLRLVAHIAKKYQNLDEDMEDLISIGTIGLIKAVNTFDAEKKIRLSSYASKCIENELLMMIRGRKKRSKEVSLYEPIGTDKEGNEISLLDIIENEQTDILEQMELERGVKKLGELLRTRLDQREREIICMRYGILIPEGKETDGRNVFPVLIGHSDEVTQREIGTMLGISRSYVSRIEKRALEKLRQGMESMA, from the coding sequence TTGAAAACCTTTCAGCAACCTTTATCCGCAGAGGAAGAAGCCTGCTGTATCAAAGATATGCAGGAGGAGGGCAGTGAGAGCGCCAGAGCCGCGAGACAGCTTTTGATCGAGAGGAATCTGCGGCTTGTGGCTCACATTGCCAAAAAATATCAAAATCTGGATGAAGATATGGAAGATCTGATTTCCATAGGGACCATAGGGCTGATCAAGGCAGTCAATACGTTTGATGCTGAGAAGAAGATACGCCTTTCCAGCTACGCCAGTAAATGTATTGAAAATGAACTGCTGATGATGATCAGGGGGAGGAAAAAGAGATCAAAAGAGGTTTCCCTGTATGAACCTATCGGAACGGACAAAGAGGGCAATGAGATCAGCCTCTTGGATATTATAGAAAACGAACAGACAGATATTCTGGAACAGATGGAGCTGGAGCGAGGCGTAAAAAAACTGGGAGAACTGCTGCGAACGAGACTGGATCAGCGGGAGCGTGAGATCATCTGTATGCGTTACGGCATTCTTATCCCCGAGGGGAAAGAGACGGACGGCAGGAATGTGTTTCCTGTCCTGATCGGACACAGCGATGAAGTAACACAGAGAGAAATCGGTACGATGCTCGGGATATCGAGGAGTTATGTGAGCAGAATCGAAAAGCGTGCGCTGGAAAAGCTCAGGCAGGGAATGGAGAGCATGGCGTAG
- the hemW gene encoding radical SAM family heme chaperone HemW translates to MINKKWEGKADRKMERDTEHLHTLGVYIHIPFCLQKCLYCDFLSAPAEEAVRDRYVKALCEEIRAEAVHYGRCSVATVFIGGGTPSVLSGQQIQTVLSCLRAHYRLAAGAEITMEMNPGTVTEEKLSAYQAAGINRVSLGLQSADNEELHRLGRIHTWEAFLESYRLCRAAGFSNINVDLMSALPGQTLDSYRETVRKVVELQPEHVSAYSLIIEEGTPFYEKYGEGAEEANGQGKYKGGSDALPDEETDRAMYEETKRLLGQDGYSRYEISNYAKPGRECRHNCTYWTRGDYVGLGLGASSLVDNVRWQNIGELGEYLNACAGEKKRERYILSAAEQMEETMFLGLRMMRGVSEADFLRKFGYSMEEIYGAVIRRHRQQGLLTKEKGRICLTDAGIDVSNYVMADFLLSYERKEEK, encoded by the coding sequence ATGATAAATAAAAAATGGGAAGGGAAAGCGGACAGAAAAATGGAGCGGGACACAGAGCATCTGCATACACTGGGTGTATACATTCATATTCCGTTCTGCCTGCAAAAATGTCTGTACTGTGACTTTCTGTCGGCGCCGGCGGAGGAAGCAGTGAGAGATCGCTATGTGAAGGCGCTCTGTGAAGAGATCCGTGCGGAAGCGGTGCATTATGGACGCTGCAGTGTGGCGACTGTATTTATCGGCGGCGGAACGCCGTCCGTCCTCTCCGGGCAGCAGATTCAGACGGTCTTATCCTGCCTGCGGGCACATTATCGTCTGGCGGCGGGCGCGGAAATCACGATGGAGATGAATCCGGGGACAGTGACGGAGGAAAAGCTGTCCGCTTATCAGGCGGCAGGGATTAACCGCGTCAGTCTGGGACTGCAGTCTGCAGACAACGAAGAGCTGCACAGACTGGGCCGCATTCATACGTGGGAAGCATTTCTGGAAAGCTACCGGCTTTGCCGGGCAGCGGGCTTTTCCAACATCAACGTGGATCTGATGAGCGCCCTGCCCGGACAGACACTGGACTCTTACAGAGAGACAGTGAGAAAGGTTGTGGAACTGCAGCCGGAACATGTCTCCGCTTACAGTTTGATCATTGAAGAGGGGACTCCCTTTTATGAAAAGTACGGAGAGGGCGCGGAAGAAGCGAACGGACAGGGAAAGTATAAGGGTGGCAGTGATGCTCTGCCGGATGAAGAGACGGACCGCGCCATGTATGAGGAGACAAAGCGGCTGCTCGGGCAGGACGGATACTCACGGTATGAAATATCCAATTATGCAAAACCGGGCCGGGAATGCCGGCATAACTGTACTTATTGGACACGGGGAGACTATGTCGGTCTGGGTCTGGGCGCATCTTCGCTGGTGGATAATGTCCGCTGGCAGAATATCGGAGAGCTTGGCGAATACCTGAATGCGTGTGCGGGAGAAAAGAAAAGAGAAAGATACATACTGTCTGCGGCGGAGCAGATGGAGGAGACGATGTTTCTTGGTCTGCGGATGATGCGGGGCGTGTCAGAAGCAGATTTTTTGCGGAAATTTGGATATTCCATGGAGGAGATCTATGGGGCGGTGATCCGCAGACACAGGCAGCAGGGACTTTTGACGAAAGAAAAAGGAAGAATCTGTCTGACGGATGCCGGAATTGATGTGAGCAATTATGTAATGGCGGATTTTTTGCTGTCTTATGAGAGGAAGGAAGAAAAATAA
- a CDS encoding MarR family transcriptional regulator, translating into MLFRFFTGTSITSIQGLILRYIIVESEGKDIFPKDIEEFLEIKGSSVTSLIGNLERNGYLRRESLDSDRRYKKLVLTEQTLAIKDDITNRINEYMHSMFVGISEED; encoded by the coding sequence ATACTTTTCCGGTTTTTTACGGGTACATCAATAACCAGTATTCAAGGTCTAATCCTGCGCTATATTATTGTCGAATCAGAAGGGAAAGATATATTCCCGAAAGACATAGAAGAATTCTTAGAGATTAAAGGTTCTTCTGTCACAAGCCTTATCGGCAATCTGGAACGTAATGGCTATTTGCGCCGTGAAAGTTTAGACAGCGACAGACGTTATAAAAAACTTGTCCTGACGGAACAGACGCTTGCGATAAAGGACGATATTACAAACCGCATCAATGAGTATATGCACAGTATGTTTGTGGGTATCTCCGAAGAAGATTAA
- a CDS encoding flavodoxin family protein, protein MSKKIVVITGSPRKKGNSFAMTEAFIQAAEAKGHTVTRFDAALKSVGGCRACETCFKTGKACSLDDDFNTIAPAILEADAVVFSMPVYWYSIPAQIKGVIDRLFSFVLGGKDIAGKECAVIACCEEQDMSVFDGVRVPMERSAALMKWKMIGEVLVPGVLNVGDIEKTDGCIQAAALVEKI, encoded by the coding sequence ATGAGCAAGAAAATTGTTGTTATTACCGGAAGCCCTCGAAAGAAAGGCAACAGCTTTGCCATGACAGAGGCATTTATTCAAGCGGCAGAGGCCAAGGGTCATACTGTCACTCGCTTTGATGCCGCCCTGAAAAGTGTTGGCGGCTGCCGGGCTTGTGAAACGTGTTTCAAGACCGGAAAAGCCTGTTCCTTAGACGACGACTTCAACACGATTGCTCCAGCTATCTTGGAGGCTGACGCGGTGGTCTTTTCCATGCCTGTATATTGGTATTCCATCCCTGCACAAATCAAAGGGGTTATTGACCGCCTGTTCTCCTTTGTGTTAGGCGGGAAGGATATTGCTGGGAAAGAGTGTGCGGTTATTGCCTGCTGTGAAGAACAGGATATGTCTGTTTTTGATGGGGTTCGCGTTCCGATGGAACGCTCTGCCGCACTAATGAAATGGAAGATGATAGGAGAGGTTCTTGTTCCTGGCGTTCTGAATGTTGGTGATATTGAAAAGACAGATGGCTGTATACAAGCGGCAGCCCTGGTGGAAAAAATTTAA
- a CDS encoding winged helix-turn-helix transcriptional regulator, producing the protein MNERCISQECLNDTGFSYTLSLINGKYKMTILYTLMEFKVVRFNEMKKYIGEISYKTLSSTLKELEADKLVHREEYPQIPPKVEYSLTERGKSLMPILDGMCEWGEHNRI; encoded by the coding sequence ATGAACGAACGATGTATTTCGCAAGAGTGCCTTAATGATACAGGTTTCAGCTATACTTTGTCTTTAATCAATGGTAAATACAAAATGACAATCCTCTATACCCTGATGGAATTCAAGGTTGTGCGTTTCAATGAAATGAAAAAATATATTGGGGAGATTTCCTATAAAACATTAAGTTCCACACTGAAAGAATTGGAAGCTGACAAACTGGTACACAGGGAGGAATATCCTCAAATTCCGCCTAAAGTTGAGTACAGCTTAACGGAGCGTGGAAAATCCTTGATGCCTATCTTGGATGGAATGTGCGAATGGGGAGAGCATAATCGAATTTGA
- a CDS encoding flavodoxin family protein, whose translation MPKKIVILNGSPRKKGNTSALVKAFIQGAESVGHNVTEFFLDSMNIHGCKGCFGGHSGRDCPCVQRDDMDKIYPAVRECDVIVLASPLYYWNMSGQIRTTVDRLFALEEGDGNLLRGHGRASALLMAAEGHDFEDVLLYYNHLMGHLKWNNLGHVLAGGNGDIGDIEGKPEVSAAYELGRSID comes from the coding sequence ATGCCAAAAAAAATTGTCATTCTTAACGGCAGTCCTCGGAAAAAAGGCAATACTTCCGCATTGGTCAAGGCGTTTATCCAAGGGGCGGAGAGCGTCGGTCATAACGTAACAGAATTTTTTCTGGACAGCATGAACATCCACGGCTGCAAAGGCTGTTTTGGTGGACACAGCGGCAGGGATTGTCCTTGTGTCCAAAGGGACGATATGGACAAAATTTATCCAGCGGTACGGGAGTGCGATGTGATCGTACTGGCCAGCCCGCTCTACTACTGGAATATGAGCGGGCAAATCAGGACTACTGTTGACCGCCTGTTTGCGTTGGAAGAAGGGGACGGAAATCTCCTGCGCGGGCATGGAAGGGCGTCTGCTCTGCTAATGGCGGCGGAAGGTCATGACTTTGAAGATGTTCTTCTTTACTACAATCACTTGATGGGGCATTTGAAGTGGAATAATCTCGGTCATGTTCTCGCCGGTGGAAACGGAGACATAGGAGATATTGAGGGGAAACCCGAAGTATCTGCCGCTTATGAATTAGGCAGATCCATAGATTAA
- a CDS encoding methyl-accepting chemotaxis protein: MSGQKKENNKTHGLATIQQRLTEGIISMSVGGGVLTTFLIICMIVILICSESVGRDSREQQKVFELIVETNQWILELENSVHNGTPFESNTDLENTKFQKFYYDTKDASGNAGSAVKEAEAIYQEVFAKANKVLEQYGTDPEGAKELLENEVIPTQAKLREALFQLSTVYGNVVAGSVGLVRIVIIIGIAVGVLSAFFIIYLAIRTSKVMSRQIADTINAIAEWAEKLSEGADDLDMDVEQLRQVDLAEVKRMMDSFLKMAESIRDNVRVVKKVADGDMTAFVNIRSSEDSLGRNLYRMVQNNDLMFAEITRIADTVRDDARSIATANQSLAESCTMQAHTVEEFHENVSKTSELIQNSSRQARGAYEFSDEIRREVNENMSKMEELLSAMSDISTSSAKVSNVIANIEEIASQTNLLALNASIEAARAGEAGKGFAVVADSVRELAEKSAKAATESKNLINDTLEKTKRGNEISNDTFGVFQTIVESVEKIIGVTKTISDSGEEQQKYMEEIEKSIAEISDSVSSNAAASEETSAMSEEIDKNAESLKSSMSQFSLRQRKQGQPYIPPEKEDDPEFIRVATENYEKYNSDKKPF, translated from the coding sequence ATGTCGGGACAGAAAAAGGAAAACAACAAGACTCATGGGTTGGCGACAATTCAGCAACGGCTGACGGAAGGGATTATTTCCATGTCCGTCGGCGGCGGAGTCTTGACAACGTTTTTGATTATTTGTATGATCGTTATTTTGATCTGTTCGGAGAGCGTAGGACGGGATTCCAGGGAGCAGCAGAAGGTATTCGAGCTGATCGTGGAGACGAACCAATGGATTCTGGAGTTGGAGAACAGTGTTCATAATGGCACGCCCTTCGAAAGCAATACGGATCTGGAAAATACAAAGTTTCAGAAGTTTTATTATGACACGAAAGATGCGTCCGGAAACGCAGGCAGCGCAGTGAAAGAGGCTGAGGCGATCTATCAGGAAGTCTTTGCAAAAGCCAACAAAGTTCTGGAGCAGTACGGGACTGATCCGGAGGGTGCCAAGGAATTGTTGGAAAATGAAGTTATTCCCACACAGGCAAAACTCAGAGAAGCGCTGTTTCAGCTTTCTACGGTTTACGGAAATGTAGTGGCCGGGTCTGTCGGTCTGGTGAGGATTGTCATTATAATCGGCATTGCTGTCGGCGTTCTCTCGGCATTTTTCATTATTTATCTGGCGATCAGGACGAGTAAGGTGATGTCGCGGCAGATTGCAGATACGATCAACGCTATCGCAGAGTGGGCGGAAAAGCTTTCAGAAGGAGCGGATGACCTGGATATGGATGTCGAGCAATTACGACAGGTCGATCTGGCAGAAGTAAAGCGGATGATGGATTCCTTCCTGAAAATGGCGGAGAGTATTCGGGACAATGTGCGGGTCGTAAAGAAAGTGGCGGACGGTGATATGACGGCCTTTGTCAACATCCGTTCCAGCGAGGACAGCCTGGGCAGGAACTTATACCGTATGGTACAGAATAACGATCTGATGTTTGCGGAGATCACCAGGATCGCAGATACGGTCAGAGATGACGCAAGATCTATAGCGACCGCGAACCAGTCCCTGGCGGAGAGCTGTACAATGCAGGCGCATACGGTTGAGGAATTTCACGAAAACGTCAGCAAAACAAGCGAGCTGATTCAGAACAGTTCCAGACAGGCCAGGGGAGCCTATGAATTCTCGGATGAGATCCGCCGTGAAGTCAATGAAAATATGAGCAAAATGGAGGAATTGTTATCGGCGATGAGTGACATCAGCACTTCCTCTGCGAAAGTGTCGAATGTTATCGCGAACATAGAGGAAATTGCAAGTCAGACGAATCTGCTGGCATTGAATGCGTCTATTGAGGCGGCCAGAGCCGGAGAGGCCGGAAAAGGCTTTGCCGTAGTGGCGGACAGCGTGAGAGAGCTGGCGGAGAAGAGTGCCAAAGCGGCGACAGAGAGTAAGAATCTGATCAATGATACGTTAGAAAAGACAAAAAGAGGTAACGAGATTTCCAATGATACCTTTGGCGTATTTCAGACTATCGTGGAGAGCGTGGAGAAGATCATCGGTGTGACAAAGACAATCTCTGATTCGGGTGAGGAACAGCAGAAATATATGGAAGAGATTGAGAAAAGCATTGCTGAAATTTCTGACAGTGTTTCTTCCAATGCGGCAGCAAGTGAGGAGACCTCTGCGATGAGCGAGGAGATCGACAAAAATGCCGAGAGTCTGAAGAGTTCCATGAGTCAGTTCAGCCTGCGTCAGAGAAAGCAGGGTCAGCCGTATATCCCGCCGGAGAAAGAGGACGATCCGGAGTTTATCAGGGTTGCCACAGAAAATTATGAGAAGTACAACAGCGATAAGAAACCGTTTTGA
- the lepA gene encoding translation elongation factor 4, with amino-acid sequence MTYTDQSKIRNFCIIAHIDHGKSTLADRIIEKTGLLTEREMQAQILDNMELERERGITIKSQAVRIVYKAHDGEEYILNLIDTPGHVDFNYEVSRSLAACDGAVLVVDAAQGIEAQTLANVYLALDHNLDVFPVINKIDLPSAEPQRVIDEIEDVIGLEAQDAPLISAKNGIGIEDVLEQIVTRIPAPSGDADKPLSALIFDSLYDSYKGVIIFCRLMDGRVKKGTTIRMMATGAQAEVVEVGYFGAGQFIPCVELSAGMVGYITASIKNVKDTMVGDTVTDADNPCAEPLPGYKEVTPMVYCGMYPADGAKYPDLRDALEKLQLNDASLRYEPETSIALGFGFRCGFLGLLHLEIIQERLEREYNLDLVTTAPSVIYKVHKTDGEVIELTNPSNLPDPTEIDYMEEPMVSAEIMVTKDFVGSIMELCQERRGRYISMEYMEETRALLKYELPLNEIIYDFFDALKSRSRGYASFDYELKDYERSEMVKLDILINKEEVDALSFIVHSASAYERGRKMCEKLKEEIPRHLFEIPIQAAVGGKIIARETVRAMRKDVLAKCYGGDITRKKKLLEKQKEGKKRMRQIGSVEIPQKAFMSVLKLDDK; translated from the coding sequence ATGACATACACGGACCAGAGCAAGATCAGGAACTTTTGCATTATTGCGCATATCGATCATGGGAAATCTACTTTGGCTGACAGGATTATTGAAAAGACAGGGCTGCTCACGGAGCGGGAAATGCAGGCGCAGATTCTGGATAATATGGAGCTGGAGCGGGAGCGGGGCATTACGATTAAATCGCAGGCGGTGCGCATTGTATACAAGGCACACGACGGAGAAGAATATATCCTTAATCTGATTGACACGCCCGGACATGTGGATTTCAACTACGAGGTGAGCCGCAGTCTGGCGGCCTGTGACGGTGCGGTACTCGTCGTAGATGCGGCACAGGGCATTGAGGCGCAGACACTGGCCAATGTCTATCTGGCTCTGGACCACAATCTGGACGTATTTCCGGTTATCAATAAGATCGATCTTCCGAGTGCGGAGCCGCAGAGGGTAATTGATGAGATTGAGGACGTGATCGGACTGGAGGCGCAGGATGCGCCGCTCATATCTGCGAAAAACGGCATTGGTATCGAGGATGTACTGGAGCAGATCGTGACCAGAATTCCTGCGCCGTCAGGCGATGCGGACAAGCCGTTATCGGCGCTGATTTTTGATTCGCTGTATGATTCTTACAAGGGAGTGATCATTTTCTGCCGGTTGATGGACGGCAGGGTAAAAAAAGGCACAACGATCCGTATGATGGCTACAGGTGCGCAGGCAGAAGTCGTGGAAGTCGGTTATTTCGGCGCCGGACAGTTCATTCCCTGTGTTGAACTTTCGGCCGGGATGGTGGGATATATCACAGCTTCTATTAAAAATGTAAAAGATACGATGGTGGGCGATACGGTGACGGATGCGGATAATCCGTGCGCAGAGCCGCTGCCGGGATATAAAGAGGTCACACCCATGGTGTACTGCGGCATGTATCCGGCTGACGGGGCGAAGTATCCCGACCTGCGGGATGCGCTGGAAAAGCTGCAGTTAAACGACGCTTCGCTGCGCTATGAGCCGGAGACCTCGATAGCACTCGGCTTTGGGTTTCGCTGCGGCTTTCTGGGACTTCTTCATCTGGAGATCATTCAGGAAAGATTGGAACGGGAGTACAATCTCGATCTTGTGACGACGGCACCGAGCGTGATCTATAAGGTGCATAAGACGGACGGAGAAGTGATCGAACTGACCAATCCTTCCAATCTGCCGGACCCGACAGAGATTGATTATATGGAGGAACCAATGGTCAGCGCGGAGATTATGGTGACGAAAGATTTTGTGGGCTCGATCATGGAATTGTGTCAGGAGAGACGGGGACGTTATATCAGCATGGAATATATGGAAGAAACGCGTGCGCTGCTAAAATATGAGCTTCCGCTCAATGAGATCATCTATGACTTTTTTGATGCACTGAAATCGCGGTCGCGGGGGTATGCTTCGTTTGACTATGAACTGAAGGACTATGAGCGCTCGGAGATGGTGAAGCTGGATATTCTCATCAATAAGGAAGAGGTTGACGCGCTTTCCTTTATCGTACACAGTGCGAGCGCTTATGAGCGAGGGCGGAAGATGTGTGAAAAGTTAAAGGAGGAGATTCCGCGGCATCTGTTTGAAATACCGATCCAGGCGGCGGTAGGCGGCAAGATCATCGCCAGAGAGACAGTCAGGGCAATGCGCAAAGATGTGCTGGCAAAATGCTATGGCGGCGACATTACCCGCAAAAAGAAATTATTGGAAAAGCAGAAAGAGGGCAAGAAACGGATGCGCCAGATCGGTAGTGTGGAAATTCCGCAGAAAGCCTTTATGAGTGTGTTGAAGCTGGATGATAAATAA